Below is a window of Camelina sativa cultivar DH55 chromosome 11, Cs, whole genome shotgun sequence DNA.
ctgttttataaatattgctacactctgtttttgctttgttttaacattgtttgcatatatatataatacatatatgctCTCTTCCTCTCAATAGTAGTACTGCGACTGGATTTGTTCTCACTTCTTAATATGCTAGCTCTTTGCTCTTCATGACAAGCTTAATCCTATTTTGAAGATTTGACTTTCTCTTAGCCATTCACGACTTTGCCCTGGATTATCGATTATTTTCTTCACTATTCAGCAATGATTTACAATTACATAAGTATGTGCTAGCCATGGATAACGAAAAATCCtagttacatatatttaaaagatcacacctacaaaaacaaatttataatctccagttttatttatgagaaagaatgatatatatcaagaaaacatatataatttggaaaaggttttcttatttattatccTTAAACGATAGATGTAAATCTTCCTAAATATATGCAATCAAGTCACATATTAAGTGATTGAAATTTCTCCTTGATTCCCAAGCCAAGAGATATAATTTGGTACAATCATATCCTACAATATCCTAACAATATACACAATTGGAGtcatttagcaaaaaaaaaaaatctcgtcATTATTAGTAATATGAATAAATATAAGCTTACTCATTGTAATTTAGAgttcaaaacaaatttttgcATTGATAGTGTacttgtattaaaaatataggAAGATTTACATctattgtttaatatatttaggGTTTCCCTCAATTAACcaaaattgtttacatatattgtttaaaattgaGGGAAACCCTAATCCATATGcaatcaaaatatgtatattgttttgtcaattaactaaaacaaaattacaattaaaattgaGGGAAACCCTAATCCATAATTCAGCGATTCGGGGAGCAAGATGATGCGAAACATGTTAGCTAAGGTAAACAAGATTTGATTATGTTCATCCGGATTCTTCTTTTCATGTTCCATGATTTGTGATTACGTACCTTTGTATCATCGAAAGCTGCAGCATTCTGGCAGATGGACTCGCGATTTCACCACCTCGACCACCTCGACCTCGATCTTTAAACGTGTATGGGACCGGCAGCCAGCTTCTCGTCTTTGCTTAGTTTTTTTCGGTGGATATGTTGGTGGCTACGTTAAAAGtatgtttttctgttttgaaATCAGGGATTGATATTTTCGTTGGAAACAAGTTTCAGATCGTTGACTAAACCATTAATTCATCATCAATTGTTCCTTGCAGACTTTCTAGAGAGAAGAGCTCTGCGAGAGAAAGTAAATAGAATGATGGACGAGCATGCCAAGTATTTAGAGGCGGTGTTTGATAGAGCTTACCGTGTAAGCTAAGTGATTTTGGTGTTTTGCGTTTAGATAGGTTGTGGAATGGTACATTGCATGACACAATTTAGATGGTTGCATCAAATATCTAGTTCCCTCTCTAACGGGCCCTGTGATTAGCTCTTCAAATTAAGACTAATAAGAGCATGAGTAGTTTCTTCTAGGTCCCTGTGATCTAGTTTCTTTTGGGACATGGCATTgccttttattctttttttcaagCTTACAACTATTattgtttcatcttttctttctcaACCGGTTCCTTCTTTTTATCAGCTACCGCTTGTCGATCCTAAACTTTATCCCTCCTTGAACATCCCCGCCGCCAGCAAGACGAACTCTCAGGCAACCATGTCCGCCAACAAGGCGAACTCAGGCAACCGTGATCTTCCCGCATGATCTATAACTACTTTGTTTTCGTGTCTTGTTTAATTATCTATGTTGAGGATATAAACATGTTTCAATATTACTTTCAACTTCATGCTACAAAAGTACAGCGACTGTGAACAACTTATATGGTTATAGCCACCCTTACTTTCACACTTGCTTCTTAGTTTTGGGTAATCTATGTAGGAATGGTTAGGCGTAGTATGGGCCAAGAGtctttaaagaaaagaaacaaaaaaaaaatacagagccTAACACAAACCATTCAAGCTTgctctttcttttttagaatggtaaaagaagaagagttggttCAACACAAAGTAAGAATAAAAGAAGGCATCCACCAAGCATATGGAAGCTCAAAACATATTACTGAATTACACACAATTATTTGATAACAAGAAAGTTTCAGTCTTCTTTTGCTAGCTGATTCTCGGGATAGGTCGAGACAATTTTCTCATCCAGCTCTTTTCTCAGTTCCACGAGTGtctaaaacaaagaagaagaatcagaaacagAGAGCAGAAAGTCACTCACTACACAATATGTAAGGCGCCTTACCTCTTCGTACTCCTTAAGGGGTTTCGCCATGCGATTTGTTGCGAGACTACCTGAGCAAAAAAGGTGAAAAGCAAAGCAATCATTGTTTTGTCTTAAAGATCTCAACTAGAACTGTGGAATATTCAACATACCTATCCTGAATCCAAAAACACCTATCGCCCCAAGATAGATATACGCAATCGCCCTGGTTGCGAAATTTGTGGGAGCCTTTCTAATTCTTTACCtggttgttttttgtttgctctctcgcacgacaaagagaagaagtatGACACAGAAAATTAAACTCCTTAAGGTGCATGCGCGTTTacttgttaatttttaaaagatgcaACTTGGTTTAATAGACTGACGCTTACATTACTTATAATTGTTGGCAAGACATTATATATCTAGAATACCACTTTCCTACATTGAAAAACAATTGACAGTTAGACTACGATAGTTTTTGCACGACAAGATGTTCATATGTCTCCAAATTGATAATCGTTCCATTAGTGACAGATATGGCAGGGTTCTAGTCCGTTAACAACTATCACGAAACACATTGTTACACAAAATACTCCTCGAACTTAGTTTACTTAgcaacattttatatatttcctcatcgaaaaaaaaaaaagatcatgttgccaaaaaaaaaaaaaaaaaaacttatcatttTCGTATATATGAAAAAACTAGTATCTATATAGAAAGACTAATCCTAATGAAGAGGAAAACAACtcatcaaaattccaaattttaaaaattaagttgcAACCACGACAtagaatagaaaataaaacGAACATGTTTGATTCggtctttcttctttttttgttttttacaaaattagagaaaaaaaataattattgtacACTCTcgttttaaacattttcttttccaaacaaaaaaaataaacaaaaactcacTACGTGAAAACCATCAACCCGACTTTTTTGATTCTCTCACCATGTAACGAGGCACAAACATCTCCGTTGACTTGGTCGTAAAATAGAAATCAATCCTTTTGACTCTTTCCCGGCGTGAGGACGGGTCCTCCTGACTGACTGAGCAACGACGGGACAGCTTCGAAATATAATCACACTATGCTCCTtccactctttttttattttcatttttccatGTCTCGTGAACTCCACGCGCCACTCCCTTCATGCGGAGAGGAAGAGCTTTTCCGTCCGGAAGATGCTGCTGGCTCGTCCATCTCCCTCCACGTGGCCATCCTCTCCGACACTCGCCACACTTTCACCGACTTGTCCAAACTTCCGCTGTATATAATAAACTTCCGGTCTCCCTCGCCCGTTGCAGAGGCTTTTGCCCCCTTACGGCAAGCTCGTTCCTCCTCCACGGCTAGACACTTTACGGGTCCCATGTGTCCCGTCAAAACAGAGAGACACTGATGGGACTTGTCCGACGGGTCTCGTCTCCACACGCATATGTTCTTGTCGGCGGAACCACTCAACAGCAAGTTCCCCGCTATAGCGAGACATAGCACTGCGGATTTGTGGCCTTTGAGAATTCCTCCGGTGAATACCCGCTTTGAACGCTCCCAGTAGTTCACTAGCCCGTCCGAGGAACCGCAATATACGatggaagattttgattttacagCCAACGCCGTGACTGCGTTTTCTTGCTTGAGCAAAACTTGAGCTAGCACATGTTTTGTTCCTTTGCCTTGCATCTCACGTTTCCACACTTTAACAGTGCCATCTGCGGATCCCGTGAACACCAAGTCATCGAAACCGGACATTACAGAGTTTATCGCATCATCGTGTGCATGTATTGATTCCAAACATTTCGAATCCGCGATCCTCCACACTTTGATCGTCGTGTCCCAAGAACTTGAGTACAACAATCCAAGATCCACGTCCAGGCTAAGACTAGACACGGCGTCGTTATGCTTTGTCTTCACCGAGTTTCTGTTGCGGCGTACCTCCATGTGATGCTTAGGGTTTACAGAGCTCTTGACCATTGATTTAAATGTCGGCAATGTGCCAACCCGCTTGTGTTTTCCCGGTTTCCTCTTTGAAACCTTCCAAATCCGGATCTTCCCATCTTGATGGCCGGTAAAGATCCTATCTCCAAATATCACAATGGCCTTAATGAGGCCACTACTGGATTTGAACCCGGCGTGTTCCTTCAAATTCTTCCAAACCC
It encodes the following:
- the LOC104721360 gene encoding protein will die slowly; the protein is MRNETGGTMVVDLQTDPYNNNLNSHDLSDGPKPRPKFGDLLKADHDGIFPPDDLVSGNSKASHQRFSSVSASTMSSGPTSGEGSPCVMSPWARVSPPWGADFNEDNVLETNGLIGSIVRKEGHIYSLAASGDLLYTGSDSKNIRVWKNLKEHAGFKSSSGLIKAIVIFGDRIFTGHQDGKIRIWKVSKRKPGKHKRVGTLPTFKSMVKSSVNPKHHMEVRRNRNSVKTKHNDAVSSLSLDVDLGLLYSSSWDTTIKVWRIADSKCLESIHAHDDAINSVMSGFDDLVFTGSADGTVKVWKREMQGKGTKHVLAQVLLKQENAVTALAVKSKSSIVYCGSSDGLVNYWERSKRVFTGGILKGHKSAVLCLAIAGNLLLSGSADKNICVWRRDPSDKSHQCLSVLTGHMGPVKCLAVEEERACRKGAKASATGEGDRKFIIYSGSLDKSVKVWRVSERMATWREMDEPAASSGRKSSSSPHEGSGAWSSRDMEK